The genomic window AGTTTGATGGGGTGATTTAGTTGATTCGATGTTGCTGGGGTTCTTTGGTTTTTCCATGATGTATAAGTTCTTTGTTTTGATACAGTTTAGTTGGCTTTTGAGTTGAAATGTTGTGATTTCTAGGTGCAATTTCGGTTTGTTGCAAGTATTATTGTAGAGTTGGTTATGTTTTAATTCCATTTGAATTTGTTTCTTTGGTGAGTTTAGTGCTCACAATTTATTTGTTTGGTGGGTTTAATACTCACGATTTGGTTGTTTGGTGAGTGAGTGCTCACAATTTgatttcttctgattgattgtcTTTCTATTGGTCTCTTTCTGATTGATTTGCTTCTCTCCCTTTTGATTCTTCTTAGTTTGATTGGTATCCTCCCTCATTAGCTTCTTCTGTTTATTTGGTTCTATCTCTATTTGGTTCTTATCTTGGATTGTCTctctctgttgtttcttctaattgattgcattgcacttctctctgtCAATTCTTCTGTTTGATTGCTTCTCTCTGATAGTTTCTCATGTCTGATTGTCTCTTTTCTAATGATTTCTTCGATTGCTTCTCATTGATGATGCTTTTGTTTGAATTCTGTCTGATTGCTTCTCCCTACTGATTTTCTTATGTCTGGTTGCTTCTCTCCCTGCTGATTGTCTTATGTCTGATTGTTCTTCTATTTTGGTTGCTTCTCTTTCTATTGACTGATTATTCTGTTTGTTGGATTGGTTTGAATTTGGTTAGCTTGGACTGAATTGGATTAATTGAATGTTCGATTGGTTTGATTTGATTCTCCTATCTCTCTCTGATGTTCTATTTGGATGCTTCTCTCTGATGATTTCTCTTTTGTTGGATTGCTCCTCTCTGTTTGTTCTTCTATTTGGTTGGTTCTCTCTCTATTGGATGATCTTTATGTTTAGTTTGGTTCTTCCTTTTGATGGTTCTCTTCTTCGGTTTGGCTGATGCTTCTCTACAATGGTTACTCATTTTGGATGCTTCTCTCTATTGACTTCTCTTCTATTTTGATGCTTATCTCTGATGATTTCTCCTTCTGTTTGGATGATGGTTTCTCTCTTTGGCTGCTACTTCTCTCTCGGATGGTTCTCGCTTTTGGTTGCTAGTTGCTGCTTTCTGCTGATTACAATTTTAgttgttttggttttatttcttctattttggGTTTTAATTTTGTATGACAAACTCTCAATGCTTTATGTCGTGTAAAGACATTGTGAGTTTGCGGGGAGATGTTAGATAATATAGAGTAGTTATTATTAGTTAGTAGTAAGGGTAATTTAGACTTTTCAATTTACCTATTTTCCTAGTATATATTCTTATTGTAAGACTATGCAATTAGGCAATCTCATTGTAATATTATGAAACCCTAGTAGCCTCCATTATTAGCTTCTCTATTTTGTATCTCTGAATCTAACCCATACCATACCCCATGAGTAGAAAGTACTCTTCTGATTTTCCATTCgcagtagtttttttttttttgacaagttcCATCGCAGTAGTTGTTGAATTGCATATTTCATCTTTGTTACCATAGATTTAATATACATACTTAAAAGTTGACGCTAGtaacaataaatataaacaatccttcaaaaataaaaacaaaataaatataaacaatataCTTATACTTGAAATAttatcttattaaaaaaaaactttaagaAGCATGTTATCATGGAGtatcttgttattttttttaatgacaaatagataaatatatataaccGATGGGAAATGCTTAGTGGTACGAAGTATGTTCCAACGAAAATTCGATGAAAGCTATATACTCttgatttttcaattaaaatgagattaaattaaattaaataatacaaCGCATCTTAATCAATACTACTAGTATGTCATAATTCCAATTTTCAATTAGTTATCATGAACTGCGTCAAAAAAAACAACTATACAGGTGTAAGCCTTTAAGATGCTTTGAATTGAGGTAGAATCAATTTTGGGTCGGTGTCCTAAAACAAAAGGTGGTTTTTGGGAAGAATATGCGTTGTACTGTAACATAGAAATTGAGTGACAGAAATGAACATTAGGAATGTTTCGTCGAATTTCGCTGGAGAGGTATTTCGTACTATATAGCAGTTCTGATAACGGATAGATTAGTTAGAATACAGAGTAGGAGTACTAGAAATactaaaaagtttaaaaaacttacaaaacaaacaccaaaacaaacTCCTGAAAGCAACAAACCAACAAAATTGCTCAAAACAGCCACCAAAAAAGGGAAGAGAAAAAGTCAACAAAGAGCGGACACCTCAAGAGATACTGCTCAACAAGAACCAGAAACAACCATGCACCACATCCTCACATCGCTTTATTGGACCAACATAATATAGGTTGCACCTCTCATTCATAGAAAGTGCAGGGACTAACAAGGTTTTTACCTAGAAACCATTTTCAGGAAAGTTTCACCTTATCCACAAGATTATCAATCGTTGAAGACCCACCGAAAAACTAATATCATTCCAAATGTAATAGTGATTATGACAGTgcaaatattttatgtttttgacCTTCATAATAATCAATTTAAACGACTCACATTATAATACATTTTTGTACAATATCATAGTATTATATACACGTCTAATAAGTGTGACACAAATGATAACTATCAgagacattattggagtggttGGAGTTGGATCCCCGAATTTCATGTTTTTCCACATTTAAACACGAGTCTTGCCAttagattacttgacaaaaaaaagtattatataCACACTTAATATGATTTCTcaattattcaccttaaaattaatagagaaaaagaactaaaaaaattattaataataaaataaaaataatatacgaGGATAAAAACTCAAAtctctcaataatatatataatgattttatttcaatatttcATTGTAACAAAAAGTAATAATCTATTAAGCATAATTTTTATTCCATGTTAACTAATCTTTTTAATTGTTACAACAACATCTAGCATCCTCGTTACAGTCAGAATTTTTATAGCCACTTTTCTTGCAAGAATCTTCACAAGCAATAAGACCACCTACACCTAAACATGGACCAAGATCAACAGGGCAGGGAGCTCGAGATTCAGTTTTGTGAATACCTAATGAgaagaataaaataattaattagtgtaaaatatatgaatatattgaaaatgattAATAGAAGAATATTAACCTCTTTGCTAGTTGTCTACATACCTGTTGAGAATAGAAGAACTACCATCAAGATTGCCATGAAAAAGTTTTGTTTGCCAGCCATATTTCTATGTATTTTCTTTCTCAGTTGTAAAATGATACTTTACAATTGTATATGAATGAAAAAGTTGACCATATTATTTGtgtatatatagtcaaattatAACTGACatgtgtaaccaaaaaaaaaataaaaaattataactgACATGTATAGTAAATACCATAATTACattctaaaataatttattgaaaacatattaaaactaattaattcTTTGACCgaaaaattaatctatttatATTCTTCTGCAATTATACTGTGATCTGTACTACCTGCTTTTCATATCTGCATCTTATGTGATTACTCCTCTTTTGGTCAACTCCAAAAATTGCTATCCGGCATTTGTCTCCCGAGAGGTCACTGTGTTGAGAACTTGTTCCACATCCTAAAGAAACTTGGTTTGAGATCCGACACAAAAAATTGCTATCCGGCCAAATTAAAATCTTGATATAATTTCCAGCAATTTCTTTAAGTTTCACataattaaccaaaatattttttatttattttttggctaAACGCATCTAAATGTCAGTAGTACAAATTATCTTGCATTGTGGAAAAATTATAAgccttacaattttttttccacgtcaaaaaataaaataaaattgtgattgAATATGCAAAGTTGTCCATGAAGAATTTTTAAGACACACTATGAAGGAAATCTCTTTAATTTCAGGCCTCAATAAATTTGTACTGGTACtggtattaaaaacaaaataacgtTTCTTAATTACTGGAATCAAATATATATCAGCAAAGTTTGGGAGTgcttttcaaaaatttaaaggttaaataatttttttgtctttaaaatataataaatttttattttagtccataaaattaaaaattgagatGTTTTTGTCTtctcaattttttattcttaatgGGCATAATTTTGACAAGTTTTTGACATTGTTTAACATAACATAGACatgttgattaaaaaaacataatatcaACATGCAAAAGTTTAACATAATAGATGGACGTAACATGAATATATCTTGAACATAAAAGTTCTATAATCTTTGACATCAACATGAATATAAATCGGTCACTAGAagcaaaatgaaattttttagtagacaaatatattttgtttttgttttttagccaataaaaaatagaacttaaaacttatttaactcaaaattaaaatactgGATCATGTGAGATATTACCGTGacccaaattaaaatttaaattaaggtTAAAggtatataaaatatttatgtaacaaaattatcaaaacaaaaaattgtgacttaaacatcaaatataattgttgttCGTTAAGGTAACATAGTTGATAATTACTAGCAATATTATTGCAAGGGTCAAGGTTCAGATTACAAATTCCCAGAGTTTACCATTGGattttaaattagtttataacttaCCTTTTTTTAGCTCAATTTGAGTTTATTTCATtgattttattcaaaaataatGTTTGTTTCATTGACTGCTTGTTTACGTTACTTAAGTTAATGTTAGTCGATTCTGAttatcatcaaaattcaaaacctcCTAACACTAACAGTTGAGCATAGTAGGAATAAAAATATGAGTTTAGGGATAGATTTAATTAGAGCAAAAAAACTGAGATGTTGGCATGGCTGCCATCAAAGTTAttgatgtgttttttttaacgatatcatattatatacaCACTTAATCGAATTTCTTAATTATTCAACTTGAAATTGAGAAaaagaacttaaaaaaattatttaataataaaataaaaacaatatatgaTGAATAAAAGTTCGAATCTcttgaaaatatatatgatgATTGCATTTCAATATTTCTTTGTAACGAAgagaaataatttattaaacataattttttttccaacttATAAATTAATCTTAATATCGGTACAACAACATTTATGATCATTGGTACACGTATAACTCCGATGGCCTCTATTCTCGCAAGCCTTTTTACAACTAGCGACACTACCAACATCAGAAGAATAGCATGGACCAATGCATTCTGCTTCAGTTTTGTGCATACCTATAATGAgaagaataaaataattaattactgtaaaatatataagaatatattgaaaataataaatggAGAAATATTGTCTACATACCTACTGAGAATAGAAGAACTACCATCAAGATTGCCATGAAAAAGTTATTTCTGTGAGCCATTTCTTTGTATTTTCTTTCTCAATTGCAAAATGATACTTTACATATGAATGAGAAAGTTGGTCATATTGTCGgtctatatataataaattatatgtTACATGTATAGTAAATATCATAACATATACTAAAAAtgtttattaacaaaaaaaactactaaaactAATTAATTGGTTTGACTGAAAAATTAATCTATCTATATATTCTATATATGAAAAATTACACTAtaggtcatttatcttatttatttataacaatttagttatatatatatatatatatatatatatatatatatatatatatatatatatatatatatatatatatttccgTTTAGGTCTTTTATCTCTTGtacttttctcatttttttattaaaaaatactgATATGGCAAACTACAtcatatgattttattttttaaaatacattgttattgaaaattgaaaaattccAGAAAAATGAAGAACATACATCCTGATCACCTTTATCATTTTTCGTGAATCTTCGCCATCTTCCTTAAATTAAAACAATGTCCACTCAAATATAGTTTCAAATATCATGAATCTATATTATGTTCACCTCAATCttctaaatataaaaatcaaaacctCAAATTCTTAATAAACACTAAACACGAGACAAAAAGGGTTTAAATTTGGGATACAATTGGCCATGAAAATATTCAGCCTAGGCGCTACTTCTATTAATGTGGTGATGATTTGTTGTGTTCTTGCATATATGATGTTAATTCGATGAATTCATTTGACAACCTTAACATACTGGTTAGGGTTTATCGAGAATTTAGAAGTTTATTGAGAATATTGAATGTCATTGCAATAGAAGTCGAATTCCATATTTCATATTACAACAATCCTTAACTTTATTGCATGACTCTAACAAGTCGGAAAGTAAATTGTTGGATATAACACATCCTTACAAAATTGGCGTCAaaattgtctctactttataaacggATATTCTGACCATCTTCCAATCGATGTGGGACCTCTTAACACACCCTTTCGCGTCCAGCTTTATTGGGTTTGAGGCgcagatataaatggtggatgactCGATCAGAAACTTGATAGCAGACGACCCAGCGGATCGTGAAAAGactttgataccatcttaaaattagGAATTAGGCATAATTCATCCTTACAAACCCGACTTGCTTGAAAGGTGAAGATTGTCTAACTCATCTTGCAAAACGACCTATAATGTGATTATTGTCTCAACtttataaatacatattcaGACCATCTCACAATCGATGTGGACCTCTTAACAACCAACTCCAAAAATTGTTTATCCGGTCAATTTAAAATCTTGATAGAATTTCAAGCAGTAAGTCTTTAACTTGAAGGGAATAGAAGACCCCATTGAACAATAATGAGTTGCAAATGTTTTGGTTTTGAGATATATTTTATCCGAAAATTAATACTCATGTTTTTTCTCTCTTGTTGTTTCTCATTATACTTTTATTCATGATTAGTtctaaacaaaatataaatttcaaatctATTTAAATCTAAACTCTTCCAaagatatttaaaaatattattctaaaTTTTAAATCTATTTGAATCTAAATTGATACATATCAAAATAAGATGTGCATCTGATGTAGGAAGGCTGGCCGCACGGATCGAAGACTAAACGGCACGTAAACGAAAACAGTGCATATTtgattttactttattttaactagattttttatttttattttatttttccatgcAGATTTgattttactatattttagttagatttgttatttttattttttttctattatataaGCTAAACTGTAGCCTTGAGTTCACTTTTTGATTGAAAAAGTATAAAGATTTTCTGcttcgaaaaaaaaaagtataaagaTTTTCTCAAATTTCGATTTGCGGTTGCAACTTGTCTGTTTATTATTCTAAGTTTAGCTCTTGCTTAACCTATTGCTTCCGCCGTACATCAAATAATTCAAGTAAGTTTCATCAAAATTAAGtttgtttcattcattcatatatacttttatgtgttatttaatatatttgtgTGCTGCTTCTAGGTTACTCTTTCGTTACCATTAAAACCTTAACAATTGAAAAAACAAGCATAGTAGGAATATCAGAGAAGATGAGTTTAGGAATAGATTTAGAGAATGAGATTTTAGCGTGGCTTCCACCAAAATCATTGATGCGTTTTAGATGTGTTCAAAAGTCTTGGAATCTTCTCTTTGAAACtcctaatttttataaaaagtggCGCATGAACATGTCCGATTGTCGTAGTGATCATGTcatattttatgaaaaagaaCCATATGTAACCCTTCTCTCAAGTGACAATCTAATACACATCAGATCCCTCTACTATCAGGCCATAGAAATAAAATCATATGGTAGTTGCAACGGCGTTTTCTGTCTCAGTGCCTTGTTTTGGTTTAATAGTAGTTGGTTTGATCAGTTAATTATGTGGAATCCAGTGACTCGAGAGGTCCACCGTATCCCTCCAACTCCCTGCCTTAACAGTGGATCACCTTTGTATGGTTTTGGTGCCGATGATCCCAACAGCACCGACTTTAAAATTGTTAGACTACATACCACTTATGACGGGACAGCAGAAGTTTATAGTCTAAGTACTAAATCATGGATCCCTACCCAAAATCCTCCTCCTTTTACTATTATCACACGACGACATAACTCCAAATTTAATACTCTCGTTAACGGAGTTTATCATTGGATTACAAACGATCCAGACGACTACAATTACAATGGCGCAAATATTCTATGCTTTGACTTTCGAAATAATCAATTTGGACAACTTATAGGGCCAGCCTTCTCATATGAAGATTACAGCTTTCTATGGGATGATGTTGCCGAGATCGAGAGTTCCCTTGCTTATGTTGCATATGTTTTGCAGTGTAATTCACCCGAACGGGTCAGCTTGAAAATTTGGGTATTGGATCAAAGTGGATGGAACAAAGAGTACAATATTAACTTAGTTTCGCATTTTCATTTGTGCGGTCTTTGGAAGAATGGTACTCAATTCTTTGGAGGGTATCTTGAAGGATCGCTCACATCACGTGACCGTCAAGGCAACACAATTTGCCGATTTGATCAAATTCCTGTTGGTTTTACTAAATACTGGGTTCATGAGTACATGCCTAGCATAGCTCCCTTAGGGACAAgacaatatatatatgattaataCATGCAAGATTTGTGGCCATTGATCAATTTTCTTTACAAATTTCTATTGTATTATTGTATTTTGATTATTGAATAGTTTTTATCATTTACAAATGCAACAAATGATGTCTTTATTAGTTTATTATGTATTTGAAACAAATTCTATAAAAAGTGGGTTTAGGAGTTTAGACTGAGGAAAAGTATATAGGATCCACACTTTAACAATTGAATATAACTAGCACAAAATTAGTCACAAAATTTTGTAGCTCTTTTTTCTTAGCAGCATCTGCAAAATTATACTATTTTGGCCATTGATTAATTATAGTGCCTCTTGTTGTAGTGCAAATAAGATATTGTAATGGTACAATTGATTTCTGGCTTTCTagcagaagaaaaaaatgtctgtcATCTGAAATAAAATGTCCAATTGATTACTCCTTTTGTGACATCTTCACACTTAGTGTCACAAATGTTCTCTTGAGGAAGGACTTGGCTAGGGAAAGTCTTCCCTAATGCAAGTATTGTTGCCTTCCCTGGAAGGAACAGAAGCAGGCCTAGCGCGCACAACGTTCTGTGCGGAATTCAAATCTCCTTGTGGCAACATTTTGAGGTTTAAGCAAACACTAGTTCTTGCATTGTGGGAAACATTATAAgatttagggtgtgtttggattggattgacttatttttgaatttatgcaaAACAGCATATGCAAATAAATGAGTATCGGATCAAAGTGGATGGAACAAAGAGTGTACAATATTAACTCAGCTTCGTATTTTCATACGTGCTCACATCACGTGACCGTCAAGGCAACACAATTTGCCGATTTGATCAAATTCCTGTTGgtgatcatccacattgggttcAAGAATTacttcacaagtgagttggacaccactcttacccaaaaccttaaggtgttaggtttatgagtcCTTTCACTTATAAATCATTCAACATTCACTGTTTCATTCGATGTgagactcaactcacacttgaaataccaacatctcccctcaagtgtgagtctatCAACAACCATCGGCtttgataccactgttgggtcttGAGTGGGCAGTTGgaggatcatccacattgggttcaagaacaacttcacaagtgagttggacaccacactcttacccaaaaccttaaggtattaggtttatgggtcctctcacttataaagtgttcaacctccacttttctaagcaatgacTTAaccacttgccacaacaatacTGTACATGCCTTAGCATAGCTCCCTTAttatcatcaaaattcaaaacaaatatgaaggaaatctctttaatttctttttttttctttttgagaaaaaatCTCTTTAATTTCAGTCCTCAATAAGTTTGTAGTggtattaaagaaaaaaaattgtaattgtaCTTTAAAGAAACTTTCCTTTACCTACCGGAATCAAATATCAGCAAAGTCATGGGAGtgcttttaaaaaattaaaatattaaataagttttttttttcattaatatataataaattttgattttaatccataaaaataacaattgagattttttgtcttctcaaaaaatttattttgtttttaatttttaatggaCATAATTTTAACATAACATAGACATGTTAATTcttcatcttaaaaaaaaatcttcatcttaaaattgagaaaaagaaCTAAAAAAGTTAATAATAAAGTCACTGAattttgatctagtggtgaggatATTGTGCAGTATGCACGATGTCTTAAATTCAATCTCATTGACAAcatttataaaccaaaaaaaatatattaataataatactaaaacAATATAATGGATAAAAACTAGAATCTCTCAATAATATATGATGATTGCATTTCAATATTTCAcggtaacattttttttgactaatatttCATCGTAACATAGAGTAATAATTTATTAAGCATAATTTTTTTCCAAGAGTTAACTACTAGGAATCGGGTCAGGACAACAACATGTAACATCATTGATACACTTCATATTCTTCTTATAGCCATTATAGCCAATTTGGGCGCAAGCCTCTTCACAACTACTGAGACCACCTAAACATGTACCAACGCATTCGACAGGTTGAGCAGCTTCAGTTTTGTGAATACCTAATGAGaggtataaaataattaattattgcaaaatatatgaatacattgaaaataataaatggAGGAATATTAATCTCTTTGCTAATTGTTTACATACCTGTTGAGAATAGAAGAACTACCATCAAGATTGTCATGAAAAAGTTATGTTTGTGAGCCATTTCTATGTATTTTCTTTCTGATTCATAAAATGATACTTTGCAATTGCATATGAATGAGAAAATTGACATTATTGTTTGTGTATATATGATAAATTATATTCGCCATGTATGGTAAATAACATAACATActaaaaataacatattaaaaaagaaacatattaaaactaattaattcGTTTGACCGAAAACACATAAGAAAAATGCTATATCAAACTAATTAATTCGTATTGACTTTTCTACAATTCTAATATGACGCTAATAACTCTATCAACTAAAAATTGACGGGAAGGAAAATGATACTTGGTACGACAGTAAATTCGTCGGAATCACACGAATAAGCTATTAGACTTTGGTAGTTTCCATTTGATCACCCAAAACAGCAATCCACTTCTCACTACTTAATCTAACCCAAAATAACATGAATTGTTAACAGACTACACCACATCAATCCCATCGTTTTAACATTGGCCACCCCAAAGTTAATCATAGTTTTGAATCTATTCACGTGTTCTTGAAAGCACCATAATTGCCACCTGTCGTTCCCTTCTACTTTCCTGGGCAAATATTTTAGGCAAAGTTTTACAGTTGAAATGAGTTTTCTTGATCTAGAATCGAGTTCAAACTGAGTCCAGCTTTTTTCATCAATCACCATGATAGGTTGCACTTGCATAAACAGATGACTGCTGATGGTAAACAGTGACAAATGGTCAACAGTGAATACTTGCCTAGTATTGCAAGGATTCGGTCCAAAAAGCTTTGTCGGTTTTGATGGAgtaatatttttgttaaaaaaaatagagtataGCACTCAAGCGGTGTGTTTTTTAATGTCAAATGCATTCAATTCAACATTCGTTCTTTTTACGCGACAAAGGTGTCGTACCATATAGCAATTCTCAAATTGACGCTAATAACATCTTTGTTAccatttcgtaaaaaaaaaaaaaacatctttgtttttttgacaggaaaaaaaaaaaataaatgagtcaaacacaaaaaaaatctttgttaCCATAGATTTAATA from Trifolium pratense cultivar HEN17-A07 linkage group LG1, ARS_RC_1.1, whole genome shotgun sequence includes these protein-coding regions:
- the LOC123887093 gene encoding F-box protein At1g11270-like; the protein is MSLGIDLENEILAWLPPKSLMRFRCVQKSWNLLFETPNFYKKWRMNMSDCRSDHVIFYEKEPYVTLLSSDNLIHIRSLYYQAIEIKSYGSCNGVFCLSALFWFNSSWFDQLIMWNPVTREVHRIPPTPCLNSGSPLYGFGADDPNSTDFKIVRLHTTYDGTAEVYSLSTKSWIPTQNPPPFTIITRRHNSKFNTLVNGVYHWITNDPDDYNYNGANILCFDFRNNQFGQLIGPAFSYEDYSFLWDDVAEIESSLAYVAYVLQCNSPERVSLKIWVLDQSGWNKEYNINLVSHFHLCGLWKNGTQFFGGYLEGSLTSRDRQGNTICRFDQIPVGFTKYWVHEYMPSIAPLGTRQYIYD